Within the Devosia lucknowensis genome, the region CAGCCGCGCAGACGCTGGACGCCAGCACGTCTTGCCCGTAGAAAATGCCGACATGCCGCCCACGGGGGAGTCGGGTTCTGGTGTCTATGGGTTCTGTTCTCAAGGGCGCGTTCGAGCGTATCGTCTACAAGCGCTCCATCGGTTTCGGCCTCGAATATATCGGGCTTGCCACCCTCCGCTATCCCAGGCTTGTCGCCTTGGCGGTCCTGGCCTTCACCATCCTTGCCGCAACTCAGGTGCCCAAGGCCAATGTCGATGGCGATCTGCTGCGCGTCTATGCGCATTCGGGCCAGTATTACGACGCCTACGAGCACCTCTCGGAAACCTTCGGTACGTTCGAGAACGACATCTACGTGCTCGTCAACGCGCCCAATCTGGTCGATCCAGACGTCATCGAGGAGGTGCGCAGCCTCGCCTTCGATCTGGAGCTCAATGAATACGCGGTCGGCACCATGTCGCCGTTCACGCTCCGCAAGCCCAATGGCAGTGGCGGCTCCGTGCCCGCCGTGCCCGAGGGCATGCTGACGGCCGACGAAGTCGCCATGGCGCTGATGGATCTGCAGCAGAACGATCCGATGATGCGCAATCTGATCACGCCCGATGTCACCGGCGTGGTTCTGATCATGTTCCCCAATCAGGAGCTTGTGAAGCAGAACGGCGCCAAGGCCATGATCGAGAGCCTGCGCCAGACCATTGCCTTCTACGAAGGCGGCGATCTGAGCATCGAGCTGACCGGCCCGCCGGTCTGGACCTCGGAAATGCTCAATGCCGCGGTGGACGACCAGATCAAGTTCACCGTCTGGGGCTTCGGCCTGGGCGCCATCATCGCGCTTCTCGCCCTGCGCTCCTTCTTCGGCGCCATCATCGTCGCCGCCACGCCGTTCCTCGCGGTCATGTGGTCCATGGGCATGATCCTTCTCTTCTTCGGATCATTCTCCTTCCTCACCATCATCGTCACCACCCTGGTACTGGTGATCTCCTTCGCCGAGTCCATGTTCTTCGTCTTCAACTGGCTCGCCTTCTGGCGCGACGGCATGGAGCCAAATAAGGCTGTCGATGCCACGGTCAAGCTCGTCGGCCCTGCAGCGGCGCTCACCATGCTGACCACCTTCGTCAGCTTCGCCTCGCTGTCGCTGACGCCGGGACAGGGCATACGCGAATTCTCCATGGCCGGCGCCCTGGGCACGTTCCTGCTGTTCGTGTGCCTGATGACCTTCCTGCCGCTCCTGCTCAAGCTTTCGATCCGGCTGGGCTTCAAGGCGCCGCCGAAATCCAGTGTTGTGCTGACTGCCCCCCTGCCCCTCAGCTGGTTCCTCGCCAGCCGCTTCGGCCGCCCGATTTCGATCCTCGCCATCGTCGTCACGATCGTCCTGTTCATCCCCTACGTCCTGATCAAGCCGCACTTCTCGTTCGAGGATTTCGTCGCGCGGGAATCGACCGCCCTGACCGCGGCCGAAAGCATCGATGAGGGCGTCGGTGGCGTGGCGCCGCTCTATGTGCGCGTCCCGCTGGCCGGCAACGATCCCAACATCGGCCCCGTCGACTTCGAAGAAGTCAGGCTCGTCCACCAGATCGTCGAAAGCCACCTGGGCGAGAACAAGGTCATCTCGGCCGCCAGCATGACCAACTACACCGAGACCGGCTTTACCCGCGAAGAGGTCTTTGACGCGGTCGGCCCGTTCATGCGCAAGCGCTTCGTCACCGACGACGGTAGCCAGGCCCTGGTCACCGGCTTCATGCCGACCATCATCGACTCCGAGGTGCTCAAGCAGCTGGTCAACGACCTGCAGGGCGAAATGGCCGCGGCCGGCATCGAGGATGTCGAGATCGGCGGCTTCCGCATCCTCACCACCTTCGCCACCGACGATATCGTGCGCGGGCTTCAACTCGACCTGACCCTGTCGGTGCTCGTCAACATCGCGCTGATCGGTTTTGCCTTCCAGTCTTTCCGCGTGGCGCTGGCCTCCGCCATTCCCAATCTGTTTCCGGTCTTGGCGACCATCGCCTGGCTATATCTCACCGGCGCCGGGCTGCAGCTCACCACCGTCATCGCGCTCACCATCGCCTTCGGCATCGCCGTCGACGACACCGTGCATTTCCTCTCGCACTATCTTCATTCGCGGCGCGACGAGGGCATGGCCCATCTCGACGCGGTCAGGCACACGCTGCACCGCATTGGCGGCGCCATCGTCGCCACCACGATCATCCTGTGCTCCGGCGTGATCATCGTCACCTTCTCGGAGCTTCCACAGGTCGCCCTCTTCGGCACCCTTTTCGTCTCGACCCTTGCCTTCGCAGTGGTTGGCGATCTTTTCATCCTGCCCGCCCTGCTGGCCGCCGGCGGCAAGTTCTTCCATCCGCTCGGCAAGATCGGCGTGCGCATGGTGGACACCGACCCCACACCCGACGACCCCAACGCCGATACGCACACGATCGCGCGGGTACCACCCGCACAGGTGGGGCAACCGGGCAGCACCTGATGCTATTGCGCCGCCCGGTTCGCCAAAGCCGGATGCCGCCATCGCGTCACCGCACGGGGCCAGTGGCAGGACACGAGATTTTGCGGCACCTTGCGACCGAATTGGAATTGCCATTTGATTCTTGGCTCGCCACAGTCCGCGTGGCGGCCGGCGCACAGATGGCGGATCAGTGACGTGTGGGAATTCGCCGAACAGCCTGGGGGCTCTTCGCTTTTTGGAGGCATTTTGCCATGACCCTTCTCGGACCCCTGACCCGTGCTGCGGCGCTGGCAGGTCTCCTTCTTTCTGCTGCCGCCGGTTTCGCACCTGCCGTTGCTGCGCCGGCGGACGTTGCCTTGCTCAAGTCCTATATCGGCGAGTGGCGTGGCCGCGGCGTGCTCTATGGCGCCAGCGAGGAATCCGTCGTGTGTCGCCTGACGCTCAGCGAAGGCAATCAGGACAAGGTCAATTACAACGGCCGCTGCGCCCTCGCGGGCACCAACCTGTCCGTCGCCGGCACCTTGGCCTATGTCGAGGCCAATCGCCGCTTCGAGGCTGCCATGACCTCCAATGCCACCTTCACCGGCATTGCCGTGGGCCAGAAACGCGGTTCGGGCCTCATCTTCAACCTGCGTGAGCGCGAGCAGGACGAAGAAGGCAAGGACCTCAACATTTCCGCGCAGATCCAGCTCAGCGGCGACGCGATCCAGGTGACGTTTGACGTGGTCTATATCGAATCCGGCGATAACCTGCGCGCCGAAGTGCCCTTCTCGCGCTGATGCAATCGATACCGACGCGAAAGGCGCCCCCTCGCTGGGGCGCTTTTTCTTTTTTCTGGCGAATGCTGCCTTAAAAACAGTGTCTTAAGGGGTACGCGCTAGGTTTGGCTCAACCGAAGCC harbors:
- a CDS encoding efflux RND transporter permease subunit, yielding MGSVLKGAFERIVYKRSIGFGLEYIGLATLRYPRLVALAVLAFTILAATQVPKANVDGDLLRVYAHSGQYYDAYEHLSETFGTFENDIYVLVNAPNLVDPDVIEEVRSLAFDLELNEYAVGTMSPFTLRKPNGSGGSVPAVPEGMLTADEVAMALMDLQQNDPMMRNLITPDVTGVVLIMFPNQELVKQNGAKAMIESLRQTIAFYEGGDLSIELTGPPVWTSEMLNAAVDDQIKFTVWGFGLGAIIALLALRSFFGAIIVAATPFLAVMWSMGMILLFFGSFSFLTIIVTTLVLVISFAESMFFVFNWLAFWRDGMEPNKAVDATVKLVGPAAALTMLTTFVSFASLSLTPGQGIREFSMAGALGTFLLFVCLMTFLPLLLKLSIRLGFKAPPKSSVVLTAPLPLSWFLASRFGRPISILAIVVTIVLFIPYVLIKPHFSFEDFVARESTALTAAESIDEGVGGVAPLYVRVPLAGNDPNIGPVDFEEVRLVHQIVESHLGENKVISAASMTNYTETGFTREEVFDAVGPFMRKRFVTDDGSQALVTGFMPTIIDSEVLKQLVNDLQGEMAAAGIEDVEIGGFRILTTFATDDIVRGLQLDLTLSVLVNIALIGFAFQSFRVALASAIPNLFPVLATIAWLYLTGAGLQLTTVIALTIAFGIAVDDTVHFLSHYLHSRRDEGMAHLDAVRHTLHRIGGAIVATTIILCSGVIIVTFSELPQVALFGTLFVSTLAFAVVGDLFILPALLAAGGKFFHPLGKIGVRMVDTDPTPDDPNADTHTIARVPPAQVGQPGST